One Dinoroseobacter shibae DFL 12 = DSM 16493 genomic window carries:
- a CDS encoding IS630 family transposase (programmed frameshift), which translates to MGKAHPVELRERAVRLVEQGNTHTEAARRLCVSIKFVNDMVRLKRETGSLAPKPQGNPGRGKLTSVKGWVESRITAQPDLTIDELTAELAAKHGVKVHRSSVGRLLLRLGLSHKKDLQALEQKRQDVADLRRIWIGKRQPFMARHLERLAFIDETSLKTNMAKTTGWAPRGQRLVDHAPFGHWRTQTFIGALRHDRLDAPWVIDGAMNGELFDLYIETQLVPTLGPGDVVILDNLSSHKSPGAAKAMRDIGAWFLFLPPYSPDLNPIEMAFSKLKVLIRKAAARTYHELWQAVGHVCDLFTDEECYNFFKAAGYKTD; encoded by the exons ATGGGCAAAGCGCATCCTGTTGAGTTGCGTGAACGTGCCGTGCGGCTTGTCGAGCAGGGCAACACGCACACAGAGGCGGCTCGGCGGCTGTGCGTGTCGATCAAGTTCGTCAACGACATGGTGCGGCTCAAGCGCGAGACCGGCTCGCTCGCGCCGAAACCTCAGGGCAATCCCGGGCGCGGCAAACTGACCAGCGTCAAAGGCTGGGTGGAGAGCCGGATCACGGCGCAACCCGATCTGACGATTGACGAGTTGACCGCGGAACTGGCCGCGAAACACGGGGTGAAGGTTCATCGCTCGTCGGTCGGTCGGCTGCTGCTCAGGCTCGGGCTGTCACAC AAAAAAGACCTGCAAGCCCTTGAGCAGAAGCGTCAGGACGTGGCCGATCTGCGCCGCATATGGATCGGCAAACGCCAGCCCTTCATGGCCAGACATCTGGAAAGGCTGGCTTTCATCGACGAGACATCGCTCAAGACGAACATGGCCAAGACCACCGGCTGGGCCCCGCGCGGGCAACGCCTGGTCGATCACGCGCCGTTCGGGCATTGGCGCACCCAGACCTTCATCGGTGCCCTGCGCCATGATCGCCTCGATGCCCCGTGGGTGATCGATGGCGCAATGAACGGCGAGTTGTTCGACCTCTATATCGAGACCCAGCTGGTGCCGACCTTGGGTCCGGGCGACGTGGTCATCCTCGACAACTTGTCGAGCCATAAGAGCCCCGGCGCAGCCAAGGCCATGCGAGATATCGGCGCGTGGTTCCTGTTCCTGCCGCCCTACAGTCCCGACCTCAACCCGATCGAGATGGCCTTCTCAAAGCTCAAGGTCCTGATCCGAAAGGCTGCAGCCCGAACCTACCATGAACTTTGGCAGGCTGTCGGTCATGTGTGCGACCTCTTCACCGACGAGGAATGCTACAACTTCTTCAAGGCCGCAGGATATAAAACCGATTAA
- a CDS encoding DUF411 domain-containing protein produces the protein MMKRRTFLLAGAAATLPLRALANTEPVIKVLKTPTCGCCTAWVDHVRQAGFAVEAQDVDQDALYAFKDRLQIAPELAGCHTAVVGDYFIEGHVPAADITRLLAEQPMARGLTVPRMPMSSPGMGGPGAGDAFDTLLVGSDGATSVFASHS, from the coding sequence ATGATGAAACGACGTACGTTCTTGCTGGCCGGAGCGGCTGCCACACTCCCCCTGCGAGCACTGGCCAACACGGAACCGGTCATTAAAGTCCTGAAAACCCCCACCTGCGGATGCTGCACCGCTTGGGTCGATCATGTCCGGCAAGCGGGCTTCGCGGTCGAGGCGCAGGACGTCGATCAGGATGCGCTTTATGCGTTCAAAGATCGGCTGCAAATTGCACCGGAACTTGCTGGATGTCACACGGCGGTCGTGGGCGACTATTTTATCGAGGGCCACGTGCCTGCCGCGGACATCACGCGGCTGCTAGCAGAGCAACCGATGGCGCGCGGTTTGACTGTCCCCCGCATGCCGATGAGTTCGCCCGGCATGGGCGGTCCCGGGGCCGGTGACGCTTTTGACACCTTGCTTGTTGGCTCCGACGGCGCGACCTCGGTCTTCGCGAGCCACAGCTGA
- a CDS encoding IS5 family transposase (programmed frameshift): MSDLFWLTDAQMARLAPFFPKSHGKPRVDDRRVLSGIIFINRNGLRWRDAPVAYGPHKTLYNRWKRWSDKGIFARMMAGLAAEHGERKTVMIDATYLKAHRTATSLGGQKGGRGRLIGRTKGGMNTKLHAICDSQGRPLNLFVTAGQVSDYIGARALVSSLPKVDWLLGDRGYDADWFREALQDKGIRPCIPGRKQRKATVKYDKRRYKRRNRIEIMFGRLKDWRRVATRYDRCPKVFLSAIALAALVIYWL, from the exons ATGTCTGATCTTTTTTGGCTCACGGACGCGCAGATGGCGCGTCTTGCCCCCTTCTTTCCAAAGTCCCATGGCAAGCCGCGCGTAGATGATCGACGCGTTCTCAGTGGGATTATCTTCATCAATCGCAATGGCTTACGCTGGCGTGACGCACCCGTTGCCTATGGCCCACACAAGACGCTTTACAACCGTTGGAAACGGTGGAGCGATAAGGGGATCTTCGCGCGGATGATGGCCGGTCTTGCCGCCGAGCACGGCGAGAGGAAGACTGTGATGATCGACGCAACTTACTTGAAGGCACATCGCACGGCGACCAGTTTGGGCG GTCAAAAAGGGGGGCGTGGACGCCTGATTGGCCGGACCAAGGGCGGCATGAATACCAAGCTGCACGCCATTTGTGACAGCCAAGGACGCCCGCTGAACCTGTTCGTTACGGCTGGTCAGGTCAGTGATTACATCGGCGCACGGGCGTTAGTCAGCAGCCTTCCGAAGGTCGATTGGCTACTCGGTGACCGCGGCTATGACGCCGATTGGTTCAGAGAAGCGTTGCAAGACAAAGGGATACGCCCCTGCATACCGGGTCGAAAGCAACGCAAGGCAACAGTCAAATACGACAAACGTCGATACAAGCGCCGCAATCGGATCGAGATCATGTTTGGCAGGCTGAAGGATTGGCGGCGTGTGGCGACCCGCTACGACCGATGCCCAAAGGTCTTCCTATCAGCAATCGCCCTTGCTGCACTCGTCATTTACTGGCTATGA
- a CDS encoding Crp/Fnr family transcriptional regulator yields MLPNPYDHIPSSALRPISGAVGDTVFHQGDPTHGLYVVQTGRVHLERVGPDGERFIIHRAQAGTSFAEASVFSEVYHCDAVIVEAGALIRIDKASVLAAFADPAFARAYGRQAAQQIQAQRQMLEIVGIRRAEDRVMAGLIAGLLEGSIVEFAARLQLSHEATYRALRKLVQDGRVMNPSRGIYHLHP; encoded by the coding sequence ATGTTGCCAAACCCCTATGATCATATCCCGAGCTCAGCCCTGCGCCCAATCTCCGGCGCGGTTGGAGATACCGTATTTCACCAAGGCGACCCCACCCACGGTCTCTATGTCGTGCAAACCGGGCGCGTGCATCTCGAGCGGGTCGGTCCAGATGGCGAGCGGTTCATCATCCACCGTGCCCAAGCCGGAACAAGCTTTGCCGAAGCTTCGGTGTTTTCGGAGGTCTATCATTGCGACGCAGTCATTGTTGAGGCCGGGGCGCTGATCCGGATCGACAAGGCTTCCGTATTGGCCGCTTTTGCCGACCCGGCATTTGCCCGCGCCTATGGCCGTCAGGCGGCTCAACAGATACAGGCGCAGCGACAGATGCTGGAGATCGTCGGCATTCGGCGCGCAGAGGACCGGGTGATGGCAGGGTTGATCGCAGGCTTGCTCGAAGGCTCCATCGTCGAATTTGCCGCTCGGTTACAATTGAGCCATGAGGCGACCTACAGGGCGCTGCGAAAGCTTGTGCAAGACGGACGGGTCATGAACCCGTCCCGCGGGATCTATCACCTGCACCCATGA
- a CDS encoding IS110 family transposase codes for MKLFVGLDVSLAKTSVCVISEYGKIIKEAETESEPEVLARWLHDLDGSIAAIGLEAGPLSQWLHRGLTEAGLDTVLMETRQVKGALKAMPIKTDRRDAEGIARLLHLGWFRPVHCKSVSAQETRAVLGARKAIQQNMIALEMSLRGLLRNFGLKVGAISRGRFETRIRELADGNPMLETATDPMLRARATLRQELAGLEERVRQLAWDDQVCQRLMSMPGIGAVVALTFRAAVDDPARFRSSKRIGPWVGLTPSRNQSGERDVSGGITKAGDVNLRRTLCQAATVMMNRGRSTWLRTWGAQLAQRRGRKIAMVALARRIAVILHRIWVDGTTFQPDAAPNLA; via the coding sequence ATGAAATTGTTTGTCGGATTGGATGTGTCGCTTGCGAAGACTTCGGTCTGCGTGATCAGCGAGTACGGCAAGATTATCAAAGAGGCAGAGACTGAAAGCGAACCCGAGGTTCTGGCGCGCTGGCTGCATGATCTGGACGGCAGCATCGCGGCGATTGGCCTGGAGGCTGGGCCTCTGTCGCAATGGCTGCACCGAGGGCTGACCGAAGCTGGCCTTGATACGGTGCTCATGGAAACGCGCCAAGTGAAAGGAGCGCTGAAGGCGATGCCGATCAAGACGGATCGGCGCGATGCAGAAGGGATTGCACGCCTTCTTCATCTCGGCTGGTTCCGCCCGGTCCACTGTAAATCCGTGTCTGCTCAGGAAACCCGGGCGGTTCTTGGCGCTCGAAAGGCTATCCAGCAGAACATGATCGCTCTGGAAATGTCGTTGCGCGGACTCCTGCGGAACTTTGGCCTCAAGGTCGGCGCGATCTCCCGTGGCAGGTTTGAGACACGCATTCGGGAGTTGGCAGATGGCAACCCGATGCTGGAAACCGCGACAGACCCGATGCTGCGGGCCCGGGCGACCCTACGGCAGGAACTGGCCGGGCTCGAAGAACGCGTGCGCCAGTTGGCCTGGGATGATCAGGTTTGCCAACGGCTTATGTCGATGCCTGGAATCGGTGCGGTCGTAGCACTTACATTCCGTGCTGCGGTCGATGATCCTGCCCGCTTTCGGTCTTCAAAGAGAATTGGCCCCTGGGTTGGCCTGACGCCCTCACGCAACCAGTCCGGTGAACGAGACGTGTCAGGCGGCATCACCAAGGCTGGTGACGTCAATCTGAGGCGAACATTGTGCCAGGCAGCAACCGTCATGATGAATCGCGGCCGATCGACATGGCTGAGAACATGGGGAGCCCAGCTCGCGCAGCGGCGTGGTCGCAAAATCGCGATGGTCGCCCTCGCACGCCGCATCGCTGTCATCCTCCATCGGATTTGGGTCGATGGCACAACCTTCCAGCCAGATGCCGCGCCGAACCTTGCCTGA